Within Thermococcus celer Vu 13 = JCM 8558, the genomic segment AAGATTCGGGTACTCGTCGGCGGGGTCTTCGACATCCTGCACGTCGGTCACGTTCATTTTCTCAGCCAGGCAAAGGCTCTTGGGGACGAGCTAATCGTGATAGTGGCCCACGACGAGACCGTCAGACAGCAGAAAGGGAGGAAACCGGTTAACAGCGCCGAGGACAGGGCGGAGCTCCTGAAGGCTCTTAAGGTCGTGGACGAGGTCTACATCGGTTCTCCGGGGAGAGTAGACTACGAACTGGTGAAGAGGATAGACCCTGACGTGGTGGCCATAGGGCCCGACCAGGCCTTCAACTGCGAGCGCCTCAAGAAGGAGCTGAGGGAACACGGGATAGACGCGGAGGTCATGAGGATACCCTACCTCTACAAAAAGGACAGGGCGAAGACCAGCAAGATAATCCAGAGGATAGTGGAGACGTTCTGCGAGTGATTTTAGCCTCTTATTCTACGGACAGGGGGATGAGAGAGCTGGGGCTGGATTTTATGAACTGATTTCAGTTCTGGCTTGAACACCTGGGTTAACGTCAGAGTCTGAATCTCTCCATGTACCCCCTCAGGAACTCCGGGTCCTCTTTCTTAACGGCGCTCATCAGCTCGTCGAACTTCTTCTCACCGAGGGCGAGTTTCAGGTAGTAGTACAGGTTGACCGCGTCCTCCACGATGACGCTCTGCCTCCTCCCCTCCTCGCCGTAGAGCTCTATGAGCTTCCTGTTCATGTCGAGGCTTATGTAGAGGGTCTTCTGCTTCTTCTCCTTCTTAAGATCCCTGGATTTGGCCTTCTGCTCCTTCCTGGGCTTCGAAGGCCGGGTGAGCTCGTTAACGGAACCGTCAAACAACCGAGGGATTTTATTCCTTCGACAATTTCAACCACCTCTCTCGCGAGCTTTAGAAGGGCCCTGGAGGCCCTACCGTCCCCATCGAACTCAAAGATGCTCATCCCCTGGCCCTGGGCCTTCTCGAGGGCAATCGCCTTAGGAATGGTCGTGAGAATCGGGGCGTCCGGGTAGGTTTCCTTGAGCTCCTTGAGGCGCATCTTCGGAACCTTCGTCTGGCGGGTGAACTTGTTGGGCACGAGGCCGAGCAACTTAAGGTTCTCGTTGGTCTCCTCGCGGATCATGCGCATGAGGTTGAACATGAGCTGCATCCCGATGACGCCGAAGTAGCTCAGCTCGAGCGGTATCAGGACGTAGTCCGAGGCGGTGAGCGAGTTCACGAGGAAGATGCCCATGCTCGGGGGGTTGTCTATGAGGACGTAGTCGTAGTCCGGGAGTATCGGCGTGAGGGCCTTCTCGAGCCTCCTCTCGCGGTTGTAGGCGTTGATTATCTCTATCTCCTTGGCGGAGAGGTTGAGGTGGCTCGGTATGAGGTCGAGGTTCTCCCTTACCTGAACCACCGTGTCCCCTATATCGCTCTCCCTCGTCATCAGAGTTCCCACGTTGGACTCGCCGTACCGGAGGACGTCCATGCCTATGAGCCCGAAGGTTAGGTTGAACTGAGGGTCAACATCCACGAGAAGAACCCTTTTGCCCATATCGGCAAGCGCATGCCCGAGGTTCATGGTCAGGGTGGTCTTTCCGACCCCGCCCTTCTGGTTGGCTACGCTGATGACCACTGCCATGGGACCACCTGCCAAAGGTAAAGAAAGGGTCAGGCGATGTCTATGAAGTCATCGAGGACCCTCTTAACGTGGACGGGGAGTTCTTTAGCCTCCTTCTTGGAGATGGCGTTGAATATCCTGTCGAAACCATCGTCATTGGACTTGAATGGCTTGGCGGGCTTGGGGGCTATGATGTTCTCCTTGAACGAGGAGCCAACGCGGAGGGCATGCTCGCCCCCGAGT encodes:
- a CDS encoding adenylyltransferase/cytidyltransferase family protein; amino-acid sequence: MEKKEKGKIRVLVGGVFDILHVGHVHFLSQAKALGDELIVIVAHDETVRQQKGRKPVNSAEDRAELLKALKVVDEVYIGSPGRVDYELVKRIDPDVVAIGPDQAFNCERLKKELREHGIDAEVMRIPYLYKKDRAKTSKIIQRIVETFCE
- a CDS encoding CopG family transcriptional regulator, encoding MFDGSVNELTRPSKPRKEQKAKSRDLKKEKKQKTLYISLDMNRKLIELYGEEGRRQSVIVEDAVNLYYYLKLALGEKKFDELMSAVKKEDPEFLRGYMERFRL